The DNA window CTTGCTGGGCGCCACGGTGCACGCTTCGCCGAGCAAGGAAACCGAGACAGGCAGACAACTGCTGAAAAAAGACGCAAACCACCACGGCTCCTTAGGCATAGCCGTGTCCGAAGGACTGGAATATGCTGAAAAGCACGATGACGCGGTTTACGGCTTAGGCTCAGTTTTGAATCACGTGCTCATACATCAATCCATAATCGGATTAGAAACCATCAAACAGTTCGAACTCGCCGACGACAAACCAGACCTGATAGTTGGCTGTTTAGGCGGAGGTAGCAACTTCGGCGGCATCGCCCTGCCCTTTGCAGGCGAAGTTTTGACGAAAAAACGGAAATGCGAATTCTTGGCGTCTCAGTCAGAAGTTGCGCCTAATCTGGTGAAGGGCAAGTACGAGTATGACTTTGGCGACGTGGCTGAGCATACGCCCTTACTGAAGATGTACACGCTTGGACACAAAACCGACATGAATCCGATTAAGGCAGATGGATTGCGCTATCATGCGGCTGCGCCTTTGATAAGCGCTTTGAGAAACATAGGTATTGTCAAAGCTAAGGCTTACCCAGCGGATGAGAAAGCAGTCTTTGAAGCTGCTAGAACGTTCCTTCAATGCGAAGGCTGGCTTATCGCGCCTGAATCAAGCTACGCGGTACGGGCAACGATAGACGAAGCATTGAGGAATGAGAAGAGCGGCGAAGAGAAAGCTATTTTAATGAACATTAGTGGGCACGGATTCCTAGATATACCTGCTTATAGAGAAAAACTCGGAATATAGCCAGACTAACATGTGTAAATGAAAATCTAACCTTTCGTCATCTGTACTAGAGGATATTTTCACAAATGTTAAAAGTATAATTATGAAAGATAAGACCAGAAGAGCGAGAGGAGAGCATGTCTCTTCTTCAGCGCCGAGAGAGGGGCGCTGGAAGAAAATAAGTACCCAAATTTAATGGAGAGTGAGAAAAACGCAAAGCAAAAAGTTAGTGCTCGTTATCTGTGCAGCAGTCGCAATATTGGGCTCAATGCTGTCTGTAAATCCAGTGAAAGCACCGCCAACCGTTATCGATGTTTACACTTGGGGCTTTGTTAATGGGGGCACCAATGTTATCAGTCCTCCCATCCAGAGTGCAGTGAATTGGGCATCCGTTAACCCTCCGGGACCTTTCACTTTCAGGGTGCATACAGGCACTTATCAAGAACAGGTTACCATTCCCAGTGCACTGGCGGGTTCCACGTTTGTAGCTGTAGGCTCGGTAACACTGGACGGTGCGTCATGCAGCTTGCCTTACGGCTTCGAATTAGTAGGTACCAACTTGGTTACAGTCAAAGGTTTCACTGTAGAGCACTTTGGCGAGGCAGGCATCTATCTTCACAAAGACTGGAATGGAAATATTCCATCTTCTCAAAACGAAGTCAGAAACAACATAATTCAGAACAACTGTGGTAGCGGAATTCTCCTCAGCGACTCGCACATGAATGACATCAAATCGAACACTGTCCAAAGCAACGGGAAGATTGGAGTTTTCGTTGACAACGGGCTGGGCAACAGAATAAAAAGCAATACAGTCGACGGTAACGCCATGTCAGGTATAGAATATCACGTTGCGCCAAGAACAATAGTGATTGGTAACACCGTCACGAATAATGGTCAGGATGGTCTCAACGCCGACGGCTATTCATACGGTGCTACAATCAGGGGCAACACTTTTGATCACAACAGCTGGAACGGAATCAATGTGCTTTCGGGCTTAAACACCATTAAAGACAATGAAATCAGCAATAACGGGTTCAATGGCATCATGTTGGCGCAGGGAGACAACAACGTGGTTTGGGAAAATTGGATTTACCTCAACGGCATGGACGGCATATTCGTCACATACTCTTGGTGGAACTGGGACTCGTCTGACAGGAACTCTATCAGATTCAACAGGGTCTATGGAAATAGACACGGCGTCTTCATCTATTCTTCAGACTGGAACATGGTTTGGAACAACACAATCTATGATAATCTATTCAATGGCATACAGATCACTGGCGAGTCACCTCCGATCTTGGCGGAAGAAAACACCGTTTACAGTAATGCACTTCAGAGCAACGGCTTAGGCTATCCTCCCCCAAGCGACTGGGTGGGAGTTGATTTGTACTACGACGGATGGTATGGCTGGCTCAACAACCATTGGGGAACAAGCTCTGCCAACGACAACAACTTTGGGACATGGGCTGTAGGGTTCAGTTTCGGCACTCCACCACTTCCTACGTGATAGCCGCACCTAAATCACAGTCGTTCCCATCTTCCTCTTTTTTGCGCACAAATCAAGACCTAACGTGAATTCGCAGGTGAAAAGCGGAGAAAGGGCGTGAGGAAGACCGAGTTATTAGATGGGCTCCTGTTGTTTTTGCTAATCGTTACTCCGCTCAGTTCTCTTAGTCAAAATCGTATCAAACAACCCTTTGGTTTCGATGAAACTCTAACTGAGACATCAAAACCTTCTGCCGCTTCGTCTGAGATTATGTCCGCCTTTGGAAATGATGTTAATCTCTACGTTAGCTCATACGACCAAGACCAACCGACTATATCATCCAATCCCACGGACTCACTCAACCTTGCTGCAGGTTCACAGGATCAGAGCACAGCAAAGCCTGCCGGTACAACACTTTGGACAATCACGTATCGTTCTCTTGACGGAGGCGCGTCCTGGTCCAAGGGTTACGTGCCTCGTGCTGGACCTCTTGCGTCTTTCGGAAGGGCAGGGAATCCAGTCGTGGATTTTGACGGGTTCGGCAACGCTTACTGCGTTGGAACCGCTCTCATGCGAGGAGCAGACTATGATGTTAGTGTCTGGGTCGCCAAATCCACAGATGGAGGTCTAGCGTATGGTACACCAGCCATGATGGATGAAGGCAACGGTTACCCCTCTCCCTTTTTTGAAATGAATGATCAACCATGGATTGCTACTGACAAGAGAACAGTTGGCGCAGGCGCTGGCTACGTTTATGTGACATGGACTAGCTTTGTAGATCTGAATGGTGATGGCTCGCCAGATACTTATCACATACTTTTTTCACGGTCCACGGATGGTGGCGCGACTTTCTCAACGCCGACGCAGGTTAGCGACGCTGGGAATTGGAGAAACAGGCTTAGTCGAGTTGCTGTGGGTCCAAACGGGGAAATCT is part of the Candidatus Bathyarchaeia archaeon genome and encodes:
- a CDS encoding TrpB-like pyridoxal phosphate-dependent enzyme, which translates into the protein MKPNQFSLPVDELPKEWYNIQPDLPQPLPPPKEPETGPSRMDFLGRTMIHECLAQESSIQRWIPIPTEVRELYIQVGRPRPLYRALKLEQFLKLKKTRIYYKREDLSPTGSHKTNTALAQAYFAAKEGKKILVTETGAGQWGTALTHAARLMGLTSVVFWVRSVYDWKSDRRTFMHLLGATVHASPSKETETGRQLLKKDANHHGSLGIAVSEGLEYAEKHDDAVYGLGSVLNHVLIHQSIIGLETIKQFELADDKPDLIVGCLGGGSNFGGIALPFAGEVLTKKRKCEFLASQSEVAPNLVKGKYEYDFGDVAEHTPLLKMYTLGHKTDMNPIKADGLRYHAAAPLISALRNIGIVKAKAYPADEKAVFEAARTFLQCEGWLIAPESSYAVRATIDEALRNEKSGEEKAILMNISGHGFLDIPAYREKLGI
- a CDS encoding right-handed parallel beta-helix repeat-containing protein; protein product: MRKTQSKKLVLVICAAVAILGSMLSVNPVKAPPTVIDVYTWGFVNGGTNVISPPIQSAVNWASVNPPGPFTFRVHTGTYQEQVTIPSALAGSTFVAVGSVTLDGASCSLPYGFELVGTNLVTVKGFTVEHFGEAGIYLHKDWNGNIPSSQNEVRNNIIQNNCGSGILLSDSHMNDIKSNTVQSNGKIGVFVDNGLGNRIKSNTVDGNAMSGIEYHVAPRTIVIGNTVTNNGQDGLNADGYSYGATIRGNTFDHNSWNGINVLSGLNTIKDNEISNNGFNGIMLAQGDNNVVWENWIYLNGMDGIFVTYSWWNWDSSDRNSIRFNRVYGNRHGVFIYSSDWNMVWNNTIYDNLFNGIQITGESPPILAEENTVYSNALQSNGLGYPPPSDWVGVDLYYDGWYGWLNNHWGTSSANDNNFGTWAVGFSFGTPPLPT